From the genome of Paracidovorax avenae:
ACCAACCGCAATGTGATCCCCGCCCAGGCCACCGCGCAGGCCGATGCCCGCGCGCTGAGGGTGTCGGACTTCGACGGGCTGGAGAAATCGCTGCAGGCCAGGGTACAGACGAAACTGCTGCCGGCCTCCACGGTCACCGTGAAATTCGAGGTGCGCCGCCCGCCGTTGGAAGCGACCGATGCCTCGCGACGAGTGGCCGGCTACGGCAAGACTATCTACCAGGAACTGGGTTTGCCGCTGCAAGTCGCCGAAAGGGCCACCGGTGGCGGCACCGACGCAGCCTTCGCCGGACTGAAGACCCGGGGCGCCGTTGTCGAGGGCATGGGCCTGTCGGGCTACGGCGCTCATTCCAACGATGCCGAATACGTGCAGATCGGCACCATCGTGCCCCGCCTGTATCTGGCTACCAGGATGGTGATGGACGTTTCGCGCGACCGGATCAGGTAACCCGGGCCGGGCAGGTCCCTTTTTCGAAAGAACCGCCATGGCCCTGGCCATGGAAGGCTTTCATTCTCGCAACCCGATGGGGTCAAGATGAACAAGCCTTTCATTTCCCTGTGCCCGGAGATCACCCGGGCCCACGCGCTCCTGCTGATGGACTGGCTGGAAGACGAGGGCGTGACCCGCTACCTGAGCGATGCGCGCGATGTCTCCCGGTCCATCGGGCAGGTGGTCGGCCGGGTCCAGCTGCCGGTGCTCACGCATCTGTTCAACCAGGGCGGCCGGTTCTTCATGGCCTGCGACCGGCACGACGTGCCCGTGGGCTTCGTCCGCCTCGTCAAGGACGGACCGGACTGCGAGATGGTCCTGGCCATCGGCGACCGCGCCAACTGGGGGCGCCGGCTCGGGGCCAGCGCGATCCGGGAAGGCATGAAGCTTGCCTTCTTCGACATGCGGGCCGAAAGGCTCATCGCCAAAATCCATCCGGACAACGCGCGGTCGCTGAACGCTTTCCTGCGCAGCGGATTCGCGCTGCACAGCGAAGGGCCTTCGGTGACGTCCCTGGCCATGGGCGCGGACCGCTATCTCCGGCTCCTGCGCGAATGCCCCGCGGCCGGCACTCCGGCCATCCACGTCACCGAGATCGACGAAGCCCGGCTCCGGGAGCTTGTCGCGTTCCACCAGGACCCGGAGATCTTCGAGCTGG
Proteins encoded in this window:
- a CDS encoding GNAT family N-acetyltransferase, with product MNKPFISLCPEITRAHALLLMDWLEDEGVTRYLSDARDVSRSIGQVVGRVQLPVLTHLFNQGGRFFMACDRHDVPVGFVRLVKDGPDCEMVLAIGDRANWGRRLGASAIREGMKLAFFDMRAERLIAKIHPDNARSLNAFLRSGFALHSEGPSVTSLAMGADRYLRLLRECPAAGTPAIHVTEIDEARLRELVAFHQDPEIFELEHEIERATVVAPRQVAEDVVTMNSRALLEVDNETVEVALVYPQDADEPAGRHSVCSGLGTAILGYREGDAFRWRIADRTRRIRVRKVLYQPEARGDFHL